The nucleotide sequence TGGCTCGACCAACGGCCGCAACGCCATCGAAACCCCCTGAAACGGCTTATAGAATTTGCGCATATACCAACCGCCAACCTCTGGCAAACTCAGCAACCGCAATGCGGTCCCCGTTGGCGCCGAGTCAATAATCAGCACGTCATAGGTGCCTTCGTCATAGTGCCGCTTCATCCGCACCAGACCGAAAATTTCATCCATCCCCGGCAAGATCGCCAGCTCTTCTGCCTGGACACCTTCGAGCCCCCGCGCCATAAGGACTTGGCTAATGTAGCGCTTCACCGCGCCCCAATTCCCTTCGAGTTCCATCAGTGCATCGAGCTCTGCCCCCCAGAGATTCGGCCGCACTTCCTGCGGCTCGTGGCCCATGGGGCGATCAAAACTATCCGCCAGTGAGTGGGCTGGATCGGTACTTAGCACCAAGGTTTTATAACCCAACTCAGCACAGCGTAAGCCCGTTGCTGCGGCTACGGAGGTCTTACCTACCCCGCCTTTACCAGTCATGAGAATTACGCGCATGTCAAACCTGTGCTGAACCTTGTTTACATTTTTTTACCTAAACCCATTCTGACACAGGTAATGGATCGTTGTAGACCGGTTTCGCACTGCTCAAGATTTTTCCGCCCCGATCAGCAAATGTTGTTTTAGGACATCCAGCTTCGAGCAATGCCAATAATCAATATGGGCACAAATTAATCCCGCCGCATCAAGTTGGAGCTCACTCCAACCGGAAATCCGAATCCGGGGCGGCCACGGCAGAAGCATCGTCCAACTTAAAATCCAGTCAGCATGAGCCACCAATCATAGGAAATAGCACATTCAACAATTATCAATGCTTTCAATAATTCCAACAGACAGAAAGCTAACTTTAAAATTTAATTACAATTCGTTTTCAACTTAATTTCCAACTCAGGCAGATGTTAAATTGTATGTGAGTATTTTATTTCAAATAATACTGAAGAATGAATGATTTAGTTCGCGACTCTCGAAGTCAACGCATAAATCGTGGTTTTTTTGATAAAGCGCATCCCGCTGAGTTAATTGGGAAACGATTATTGGGATGGTCTATTAGACAAAGTTACAATTTAGGCGTTTTTGGAATTAGCAACGAAGCAATTCTAGGAATACGTGAGGAGATTTACTTTGCAATCATAAACCGACTCGCATCCAACAAGTCTTTAGATAACCATACATCTCGATTTCAGTATCAGATTTGCTGCTACGAGGATATCAAACTTGCATCAGTAGACAGAGACCGAACTTATTTGAAAATCGAAATAGAAACGGTCAGAGGAACTCTACTCACAATTTTATTGCGCATTCACAAGCATGGAGAACACCTATATATAGTAGTAGACAGTTATTCCTTAGGGAAAATCAAACCATGGCTTGCGCTAATACATACATTTATCCTATTAAATCTCTTTACCCCTCCATTTATCGGCACAATGGGTGGTCTAATCGCACTAGTCACCGGGGATCCAAATGGGTGGTTGATCGTGATGGGGTTAGCCATTCCAATTCTTATATTTGTTGTATATTTCTGGATTTTCTGGATAGATATAGTCAAAGCATTATTTCAAGGAGAAAATATTGTTGGGGCATTACGTCAAAAATTCAACAAACCAGTTACAGATAATTCTTTTGACGTAGACGATGTATTAATATTTTTGAAAATCATTTGGCCCTTAACAACAGATGTTGTAGAACGCTCTTTCAAGAATCACGGAATAGAAAGCCAAGGCATCACAGATTATCTTCAAGAAATAGCTAGAAACAGCAAAAACCAAGGTATTCAAATTAATACAGGAGGAGGAGGAATTTTTGGATCAATTTTTGGAGGATCCAATAACTCAATAGAAATTTAGTCAGTCAAACTTCTAATCAGGAAACATATCAGTTTGACGGAGAATCAATTCGAATAGTCTGTATCGTGTATTCCATCTCGCAATTTCAGAATATATCTGCAAAGGTATTATTATCCCATCTAATTCGTGAGCAACTAATAAATGGAAGAGTCAAATATTTCAATTGACATCAAAACAGAAGGTGGAAGTATAAACAATTCAGTGATCGGCTCTAGTATGAGTCAGATTCATCATTCAAGCGCAGATAGTCAATTCGTCAATGCTGTGGCAGGAGATATCGACAAGCTACTGGAAACAACAGCATGTATGTTACATTACACCCAAGCAAATAACTATGAAGTTGCTACTGCCGCAATAGCATCACTCAACACTGACAATTATCACGGGCTTCGCAAAAAACTTATCGGGGCACTCAAAGCTGGAACATTAGATGCGCTGAAGCAATTTCTAAACCATCCAGCCGCCGCTTTCTTCATCACAGCCTTTCAAGAGCTATATAAATGCGATTCATAAATCACGGTAGCACCCTAGAATTCTTCATACTTCAACACTTTAGATATCCCTCGTTTCATCATTTAGGCAGAGGAAAAGACGATTTGTTGAAGGATACGGTCGTGAATGACGGGACAGAAAAACTGGGTGGTGATGCATAGTGATGGTCAAGTCTTCTGCAGCGCTACCTGTCTGCCTGACAAATCTCCTGTAACACAATCATAGTTTGGGATACGAGCAGGCGAGAGCAGTCATGAGAAGCTAGAAGTAACCACACACCTAGCAAAACTCATGAGCCCTCCCCCTGTCCTTTATGGTCAACTATTCGGTTATCTGCGTCAATCGAGTCAAGCCTCAGACGTGCGTCATCTGAAAACCCTGTGCTGGATGGTGTATGGCTTGTTGTGTAGTGAATCGCTAACGCTATCGAAATGGTAACCTTATGTGATGAGTGCGGCGACTCAAGCCCAGAGTTATGAACGGCGTTGGCAACGGTTTATGCAGAATCCTCGGATTCTTGTGGAACGGATTTATTTGCCCTTGGTAATGCTGGCCTTGCACAATTGGGGTAAACATCATCTGTATTTAGCTTTGGATACCACGGTGTTATGGGATGAATATTGTATGATTCACCTCTCAGTCGTCTGTTGTGGTCGTGCCGTACCATTTCTTTGGCAGGTCTTAAAACACGAGAGTGCGATGGTCAGTTCTGTCTCCTACCGTGACTTATTCCGCAAAGCTCACTGGCTATTACGGGCCTATCCGGAGGTGATGTTGCTGGCCGACCGTGGCTTCGCCTGTCATGAATTACTAGCCTGGTTGGAGACCCGGCAATGGCACTATGCCTTGCGTTTTGCAAAATGACCGTTTCTTCGG is from Romeriopsis navalis LEGE 11480 and encodes:
- a CDS encoding DUF2358 domain-containing protein, encoding MAHADWILSWTMLLPWPPRIRISGWSELQLDAAGLICAHIDYWHCSKLDVLKQHLLIGAEKS